The DNA window GTCGGTGAGGATTCGGGCATCAGCCTCAAGAACATTTCGGTCAGGGCTACCGAGCGGATTGTTCACCATGCCTTTCGGTATGCGCGGGAAAATAACCGGCGCAAGGTTACGATTATCCATAAAGCCAACATCCTCAAATATTCGGATGGGCTTTTCCTCAAGGTCGGGCGTCAGGTAGGCGAGCAGTATCCGGACATAGAGGTGGAGGACCGGATCGTGGATAATATCTGCATGCAACTGGTTCAAAAGCCGAACCTGTATGATGTCCTTGTCCTGCCGAACCTCTATGGGGATATTATTTCTGACCTTGGAGCAGGACTTGTTGGCGGCCTGGGGGTGGCACCGGGGGCCAATATCGGGGATGGAGTGGCTGTTTTTGAACCGACTCACGGCAGTGCCCCCAAGTATAAGGGGATGAACAAGGTCAATCCCATGGCCATGATGCTTTCCGGGGTGATGATGCTGCGCTATCTGAAAGAGCAGAAGGCGGCAGACCGCCTGGAAAAGGCCATTGCCGCCGTGATCCGGAAAGGTGAGCGGGTAACCTACGATCTCTTACCCGATCTGGATATAACCAGGGCAGCCTCGACCACGGAAGTAGCCGAGGCGGTAATCGAGGAGTTGTCCTCGAACACCTGAACCATCAATACAATATGGAAACAAGGGAAAAAACGATGCCACGAGAAAAGATTTCTATCATCGGTGCAGGTCATGTAGGTGCCACGACGGCATATCTGTGCAGCCTGGAGGAACTTGGCGAGGTGAGCCTGGTCGATATCATTGAGGGCCTGCCTCAAGGGAAAGCCCTGGATATTGAGCAGTCCCTGGCGGTCCTGCAACGGGATGCCACCATCAGCGGAACAACTGATTTTTCCCGGATAGCTGGCTCCCGGGTTGTAGTCATTACGGCCGGTCTTGCCCGAAAACCCGGCATGAGCCGTGATGACCTGCTCAGAATCAATGGCGAAATCGTCCGGGGAGTCGCCGAGAAAATCGCCGCCTATGCTCCTGAGGCTATTATTATCAATGTCACCAATCCGATGGATGTCATGACCTATCTGGTGCAAAACGTGAGCCGGATCCCGCCGGACCGGGTTCTTGGCATGGGAGGCGTTCTGGACAGCGGCCGGTTTGCAGCCGCCATCGCCGGGAAAACCGGAGTATCGACAAGCCAGATCTATGCCCTGGTCATCGGCATGCATGGAGATTTGATGATCCCGCTGCCCCGCTATTCTACCGTTTACGGCCAGCCGCTCACCAGTCTGCTTTCTCGGCAGGAGATTGAAGAACTGGTCAGCCAGACGGTTAACGGCGGGGCCAGGATTGTCAAGCTTCTTCAGAGCGGCAGCGCCTACTTTGCGCCGGCAGCCGCGATCGTGGAGATGCTGAGGTGCATCCTGCAGGGAAGAAATAAAGTCCTCCCCTGCGCAGCCTGCCTCGATGGTGAATATGGGCAGAGGGACATTTACCTGGGGGTTCCGGTACGGCTGGGTTATCAGGGGCTTGAAAAGATCGTGGAGATAGAGCTCGACCCTTCTGAAAAGGCAGCCTTTGAGAAATCCGCCGAATCAATAAGAGGAATGATCCAGGTCCTGAGAGGTGCGAATATTCTTTCCCGATAGCAATATCGAGCAATCCGAGAACACCGGAAATAAAACCACAAGGAGGAGTGATGGAAAAGACACTGATTATGGTTAAACCTGATGCAGTAATTAAAGGCTCTATCGGCAAGGTCCTGACCCATTTTGAAGACAAGGGATTGAAAATTATCGCCGCCAGGATGGTGCACCTGAGCAGGGAAGAGGCAAAAAAGTTCTATTATGTCCATCGTGAACGTCCTTTTTATGAATCTCTGACCGATTTTATGTCCTCAGCTCCGATTATGGCCGTGGTTCTGGAAGGGGAGAATGCCATCAGCCGTGTTCGGGAAATCATGGGGGCAACCAATCCCAAGGATGCCAAACCCGGTACTATCCGCAGCAGCCTGGCGGAAAATGTGGAGCGAAATGCAGTCCACGGGTCAGACTCTCCGGAGTCGGCAGCATATGAAATTCCCTTCTTCTTCAACCAACTGGAGTTATGTTCTTATTGAGCCATGTTCCTATTCGTCATGAAGAGGGTACGTAAAGAGGCGAAAAGATGAGAAAGGGAATATTTCTCGTATTCATACTCGCGGTGCTCATCACCCTGTATGAGATAGCCGACTTTGCCACTCATGGGAATATCGTCGGCTTTCTTATCAACAGGGGTTCGGTCTCCCGGACGAAATCCGACTTTACCCCCAGGTATCTCGGCCTGTGGACAAAAGATGGCACACAGATCCCGAAGTGCCAGAGAATACAGAGAGTGCAGGGGGAGAATGCCTTTGAATTCAGTGGCCTGGACCCTGCTCCGATTGTCAGGCAGGGTCTGGGATTCGTCTATTTCAAGGGAGATGAGAGCACTATCGACGAGCTTACCCTGACCCGCCTGGAGTGGTCGGAAGCCCGGCAATCATTCATGGCTGAAAAGAGTATTCCCTTCCACATCGCCCCCAACTACCGGGGAAAGCCCCGCATGTTCGAGATTGTCATTGATCCTCCTCTGGAAAGCGGATACTATGCTTTCAATTACGAACAGAATCCTGCTGTTATCTACAATTTCATTATCATTGACGATGTGCAGGATGCTCAGTACGGCAAGGCTGCGGAAACCTGTGAAAAATTCTGGAAATACCTGATGGCTGAAAAGCATGCCAGGCTGTCCGGTTTGTTGAGCAGTGACCTGTCGAGAAGGCTTGGCACCGAGGGAGAATTCAAGAGGTTCAGAAGCGGATTTCTGGATGAGATACTGAGCAGGATCAAAGCACGGTGCAGACCGAAGGACCCATTCGCTGTCTATGCATCCTCACACGACCGGGAAGATTTGGAATATTCCCCTGCCCTGCGGCTGGATCGGATACGGCCCCTCGATGTCCTCCGCGGAAGGATCGTCATCCCCTATGAGGTCAGGGTC is part of the bacterium genome and encodes:
- the mdh gene encoding malate dehydrogenase, whose product is MPREKISIIGAGHVGATTAYLCSLEELGEVSLVDIIEGLPQGKALDIEQSLAVLQRDATISGTTDFSRIAGSRVVVITAGLARKPGMSRDDLLRINGEIVRGVAEKIAAYAPEAIIINVTNPMDVMTYLVQNVSRIPPDRVLGMGGVLDSGRFAAAIAGKTGVSTSQIYALVIGMHGDLMIPLPRYSTVYGQPLTSLLSRQEIEELVSQTVNGGARIVKLLQSGSAYFAPAAAIVEMLRCILQGRNKVLPCAACLDGEYGQRDIYLGVPVRLGYQGLEKIVEIELDPSEKAAFEKSAESIRGMIQVLRGANILSR
- the ndk gene encoding nucleoside-diphosphate kinase; amino-acid sequence: MEKTLIMVKPDAVIKGSIGKVLTHFEDKGLKIIAARMVHLSREEAKKFYYVHRERPFYESLTDFMSSAPIMAVVLEGENAISRVREIMGATNPKDAKPGTIRSSLAENVERNAVHGSDSPESAAYEIPFFFNQLELCSY
- a CDS encoding isocitrate/isopropylmalate dehydrogenase family protein; this translates as MSYQITLIPGDGIGPEISQAARMVLEATGVSFDWEIALAGAEVMDQYGTPLPDAVLESIRKNKVALKGPITTPVGSGFRSVNVALRKELNLYACVRPCKTYPGVRSRYQDIDLVIVRENTEDLYAGIEFEQGKEDTLRLIQFISQTRGVNVGEDSGISLKNISVRATERIVHHAFRYARENNRRKVTIIHKANILKYSDGLFLKVGRQVGEQYPDIEVEDRIVDNICMQLVQKPNLYDVLVLPNLYGDIISDLGAGLVGGLGVAPGANIGDGVAVFEPTHGSAPKYKGMNKVNPMAMMLSGVMMLRYLKEQKAADRLEKAIAAVIRKGERVTYDLLPDLDITRAASTTEVAEAVIEELSSNT